AGCTGCAGATAACTTtgtcttaaaaaattaataaaattaacttacgTTTTGACTAGGATACTATTAATATTCAACAATTTGAAGAAAACTATTTGAATACACAATTCCAGTTTTAAGAATAATTATGCGTTCAGTTTAAGCGTCTTTCAAGTGAAAAAGGATTATCgtaaaatcaattaattttcaCTTAGATTGATCTCTTATTGCATAATTTGCTTTTCAATTACTTGCACGTTATCCCTTGAATTTGCAATTACTCGCATAATAAAAGAAAGATTTATTATCATTTGGTTAGTCTATTAGGTAATAgtgtaataaaagttaattaaaaaaaggaaagaaatttaattaatgataaaaacacgatttttttcattattctttttattatcttgtaatatttctatgagCAACTGACAaaggaaaatataattaatcctatttttttaatctatttcttGAGTTCATCATAAATCGTTTAGAAGAAAGAacaatcttaaatttttttttgtattttagatCAGGCTATTAGgaatatatttaatcaaaaaattgtAAGTATTCTAGTTCTAACTTTTGTGTTTTAGTAGTTATAATTAGGAGAGCTCGAATAACGttcttacaaatatacaaaacttTTGTATACCTAAATATGTCGtgagttttttattttgatacacaTGAGGTCTCAAAAAAGTTGTTTAGCTCTTAAAAAGTGTAGGACGATTATAAAACCATCTATTggctatctatatattatatactgaaTACTTCaatgacatacatacatacgtacagaAACATTATACATGTATAAAGATAATCCTCACATTGAAATATGCAAGTCATTGTTGCATTTTATGACATAATACTAAATttagaacagattttacgataAAATCCACTCTGGTAGCGATGGTACAGATCAGTCGTGCGTTTACGATTATAGAGAGAAATTATTTCCGTTATAATAAATGGTaacctaatttttattttgtttcataatttgTGTTGCAAAAATCTATAAGTAGTATTTGGGATTTTTAGAAGTATTTTTGGTCAAGCTAAATTGTAGAATTGATCAATTGGATCTGACCATGGCGTACCCAGAATCTTTTAAAAGATGGGGcagactaaaataaaagtataaactcGATAAGTAGTAGAAATTTAAAACGCTTAGGTAATACTTTCTACAACCCTATAtttaccatttatttttattcacaatCTACACTATTTCTTCCAATAATAGCTTGCGGAAATTTTGaccaaatttattgaaaatttcttTATCAAACTTTGAACGATAATAACATTAGTAAGTACGCGAATTTCTTACGAGTAGTGTGTGAAAGAAAATCTTGTAAAATAATGtagaattacataattattattgtttgttacaaataaaaaatttaatatgaataaaactagaaaaaaaaaaaacaaaatgtttaatatttctttttattatgactaaaaatataattaaattatatataaatggaCTAACATAATCGCAACttacttacaatattatatacaaatatacaatttatattaatcatttacattatgtatttacatttggaggtaatatacattttattttatgccacatatatgtattaaaaatattataataaaggaAAAACTTTTTAGACTTAACTTCTTGGTAACTTTTTGACTGTGTGTaaccctgctgaaaattccaaataaaaaacgatgatttgtatgggaagttattgtaaactattgtatgtttgaaacagggattccaaattTCAGGGGTTTCAAAACCCATTATATTGAGGACTTATTGTTTGGACTTATTATTTGGTCTAAAACAGGCCGTAAAGCATCATTTTACTTCCTGTTGATAAAACGTGACAGTATGTTATCTGgttgataaatattttcaatcagTTAACAAGTTTTAAAAGCATCTGTTTTATATAATCTTGTCCAGCTTCTGCATATTAAACTGAGTGAtggaaattgtattttataattttgctatTGATATCTTGTTTTAAATTGATGAATTTTTTTACGATGTGCCCAATTCTACTAAAAAATGATGTATGATGCTGTATGCAAATTAAAACGACTAACACGTGAATAATAGGTTGGGGaaaaagtcttttcgtattttctagtaaaaacttgtaataaaatctttttggttgtatcGTTTGTAACTGCCTGGTTTTGATACCgtaaaaaagtaacattttaaaaatgaaattaaaaagaaaaaaatagtttccAGCCAAGTGTTCATTGTCTTTCGCCAAAATTTTTGAACCCAATGAAGAAATTtgatacattttaaagttttacctTAAAAAAGGGAAAAAGCAACTCGAGCCGCGAAAGAAATTAGTGACGTTTGTAGTTTCAGTCTTAGAGTAgcacaaaattggtttaagcgtTTTCAGTCAGGAAATTTTGTATTTCGCTCTGGTCACCCAGTTACCGATAAACGTGACGACGTTTTGGAAACAGTGGAGCTAAATCAACATTAGTTAGTATATAGCTGATGATCTGAGAATTGACCATATACAGTTTTGGactatttgaaaaattctgGCTGTACAAAAAAGCTCGATATACGTATATAGTGCCACATGAgctaactgaaaaaaaaacctaatatacCGTTTATTCGTTTGCGATACTCTCTTAAGAGGTAATTTTTGAAAAGATTGATCACTGCTGACGAATCATCTACGATTTTTCCCCGACCTAATATTTAAAAGTCCAAAACAAAGAATTGATATCGAATAAAACATTGGTTacaaaaatatacgtattttttttttgcacgtAACAATCTTGttcttgttattataatatgtcATGAAAAAACGTtgtataatgtatgtaaatcacagctaaacatgattatataatatgttcatACAATCAAAATTTACAagttcattttttataaatactaatttattcGAATTGCGTCATTGTCTAAGAGATTAAATTAATAGATTCGACCTACAATTTAATCactgtataatatttttgcaaTTATTAATCCCACGATTCTTGTTAGTAAATatacttagaataaaaaaaaaaaaacaaaggcatgaaataaaatcttaaaattatatgtatatgtacaaaGATGATCATTGttcttgaaataatatttacaattaaataacaatgttCGAAGAATATAgttattataactaaatatgtattacatagagatttatgtaataaatttcgTTATATATTGGTGTATATAAAATCCACTAAACGTACAATAAAAATCGCCATTAATCGTAGAAAGTGGTGTCGATAGAAACAACATCGAATTTTCTCACTGTTTTGTGAAATATTACGACCAATTTTAACGCAATTCTTTTGATATGTCTACTATTTTCATAAACTTTACTAGAATTGTCATGGAGGAGGTAAAATTCTTAATTTCTGACAGCACAATAGCGCATGAGTGCATTTAAATTCCCTAGTGACGAATTTTGGGGTGAAGAGAAGCTTTTATTGAAAACTTTTGGTTCTATGGGACATGCCGGTATTGTCATTTTGGAATTCCCGATATTTTGGCGACATTGCTGGCTCAAGCGAGCTCAAATTAGATCAGTTAGACAAAACATGTTTAGACAGTTATTATTaacaaagtttaattaaaaaaattcttatttaaacATCAGTATATTCTGTATTAGCCTTAACGGATCAGATTTACAGAATGTTCGACTGCGCGGACAGGAATATTTTCTGACACACATAGCAAATCTCCTGTCGCATTCGCATAATCTGGCAGAGCAACTATTGCCAACCTGGCGACGCGACTGATAGTACCCAAGGGCGCAGTGAGGTTGTCTGTTGAAGCACTTCCAGTAGTATGGCTGGAAGTACACTGTGTTTGCGGGACAGTAGACGTTCTCGTAACATTCGTCGTGGAGTCTGCAGCAACTGATGGGTTTGAAAGATTTTTGGTGAGTTTTATTTCTTTGGAAAAAATGCAGTTATGTTATTGACTTTATGGAAAACATTCTTGCTCTGAATCAGCCTGTTAAAGTCCTTTTTTTTTGGCTAAAGGCTTCTTCTTGTATGAGAATGATTTGAGCCAAACGCACTTATTTGACACTATTCTGCACTGCGATGTAATGGATAATTTTTCGACTATAACTAACATTTGCTATCAGGTATCTACGATAAGAACTgtgaccaacggcttaacgcgTTCTTTGAGACACGGCGTAATGACATACATTCAGACAAAAAACAGATATTTGTACAGTTACATTAGGGTGTTAAGGCAAGTTAATCGTACTCGGTTTTAATTCTTGCTCATAAAGACAAAACTTAAAGCTTGTATGATAGATCTTGTAGAGTAGGTTTtaactgtaaaataattgttttttttacaacgcttcagcctgtaatatccaactgctgggcataggcctctttcctcatgtaggagaaggatcacttaatccaccacgctgatccaatgtcggttggcggaaatattccctactataagtaatgatcgctataaggtatttatgataacaaccagatccagcagcttaacgtgctgttcgaggcacggtggggagacccacaaggaatgcacaaacacccagactacgacaaacatctgtatgggcaatacaaatgattgccatgtgcggggatcgaacactcaaccgccagcgcaacagccacaaaacaGTGctctgaccgttgcgccaacgcgtcgtcgtatcgcttattatataaataagcgATAATTATACTCTTGAAATtacgaaaaatttaatttcaattttggtTCTCATAAGACCATTAAAAAGTCTATACTTTCACTAACATTTCTATCTAAAAGTTTGTTTtgtgggttgtctggaagagatcactatctagtgataagaccgcccgttgcatgcgacgtaattattattttctctttcCCTTTAAActttatacttatgtaattgttatatgttactgtgtgcaataaagttatttattattattattaaaagttatttcttACTTATCAATCCCATCTGTAGGTCTGCCAGAGCCAAGGAATCCACAGTAGCATCCATAGCCCTTGTAGGAGATGGGGTCGCATCCAGTAGCACACTGCAGCATGTTGTAGAGGTGGAAAACTCCACGTTTGCCTCGATCACCTTTATTGGAAAATTGTTTTGGGTCCATTTCCCTACAATCATATTTGAAAATCATTATTTCCTTTATCTATATTATGAGAATTCTCTAGTTTGTTTGAATAGCTTAATTTAAATACCAATCCGATTTTAAAAGTTGCATTTACATAAAATTcctattttaaaaaagattatagGAGTATATACTATAATATGACGTCACGACACGATTTATGATAATAGTAACTACAATCTAGGGTAAATTTCCGCGGGTTGTCTTGCCAAACAATAATGCTATAACGGTATTCTTTTATGCAAATATTAAACttattgtacttttattttgattcattgttatttatttcgattacgatttacgattcagcctgcaacTTTTCTCTGCTGGCCATAAGCCTCTTTATTCGTGTAGtcgcagcttaatccaccacgctgttctattatgagtaacgatctttatcaggtgtatatgataacaaccgggaatgATAGCTTAATCTACTCTCCGAGCCACGGTGagaagatccacaaggacaaacatccaAATCGGAGAGCGGCGGGcggagcgggaatcgaacccgcaaaccgccggttTTTAGGCGTGTGGCAGAGTGGTGTTAGTTAGTTATTCAAAGTAATTCTAAATTAGTTGATAGAAACATGTTTTCATtacgatgaaatttaaaataattacttaccgAACGCCCCTTAAATAATCAGCTTCTGGTATAGAATACCTAAACGGATCATGAGCGAATCCCACAAgcatattatcattattaaagaTTTCATATTTGTTGTTGTCGCTTCCTCTGTCTGCATATCTGTGGCTATTATTCTTAGGTTTATTACTATTTGATATATCATATGGCCTTACGTTATGGCTTAATTGTGCATAGTTGGTGTTATTGTAGATGTAGTCGTAGTTTAGGCGGTTCGGTAAAtctgtaaatgaaataaaattaggtTATTATTTTCCATTCAATCTGTAGAGATGTGACGAAGAATAAGCTGAACGCTGTGTGTCGAAATGTAGTAAAAAGATTATGATGATGGTAGGGCCGAAAATATGCTTGTTATGTTTTATGTATCAGAACAATTGGggtgtatatgtatatctatatatccgTCTATGTACAGTGAAGTAGCGTGTTGCATTAAGTTCTTTCTAAACAAGAAGAGTGACATTAGCTTAGCAAAAAAAGTGTAAGGTAGAAATGGTAGATAGGAAGGTTCtagtgttaatatttatatgccTACCTAATTATGATTTGTGCGTGTAACTTTTACCATTCcgtcataatataaaaaaacgagtgtgccatAGACCTTCTTCCTTTCGACCaaacttctttagttccatctatatgtatgtataatatacatatgtttatatgtatattatatacatgaatgaaatattatttttctacaactatttaaattttctgttttttctatgggtctccctttcaacttccgttcgcctcacccgatcacacctttcgtaacgctctcgtcatgcattcacttgcttactccccaagttaagcgttaagaagttttacctAAAAGCTTTATTACGGTTTTACAATATTGAGAATACAGACAATAATAGTATTGTCTGTATTCTCAAATTATGCTAGCCTCAGAAAACCATATACGGATGTATTATTAGTGTGTCTAACACTAGTACCCATACGACCGTTTCTTTGACAAAATACTTGATAGCTCTACAAAGAGTGCAACGtcactataaatattaaacgaGTTATAAAAGTTGGTAATCATAAACATATTGTAGTGAAACCTTTTTCGTGCGAATACAACTTTTTtagattacttttatatttaaatgttattctcATGATTAATCAAAATTACCATTCAGAAGGCATCATTCATATGACACGCGGATATCATTTACGTTGTACTCTTGATTTCTTTTACGTGCCTTTTTCCGTATAGTAACATTTATGTTTTGTAGTTTTATTGAAACAGTTTATGAACGCGCTCGTGGAACTTGATGTTGTCGTGAAAGTCGTTTCCGATGTTATATAATGAGGTGACCAAAATTATACAATAGTTTTAttcttgtaatttttaagaaatcttTTAATGTCACaagatttttgatatttaacaCTACACGTCAATATCTCACAAGGAAAGAAATCTCGGTAACATTTGTTCCTCTTATTTTGTTGTGAGATGCATTGTGATGTTTTTAAGGCTTGTACTTCTGGATAATTTAGCTTTtaaggataaaaaaatattaaaatcgcaTTAATATAAAGTTAACGATCATTTTTCTTCTTTGTTCAAACGAATCTTTATTCTTTGTGATACTGGTCAATGtgagaattaatttaatttgactgTGATAATAATATctctttttatggtattatATTAACCCAATAAtaaatgtgctttagaccacacgactgaagtaaaacttctatagcaataggcttgcactgtgtcttagatatacgaaatataactgtatataagagaaagagagaaagaaaatgtgtgctcgtacCTTCCTCTCTTACTCCGTTCGCTTTGCTCGATCACACTTCgcaacactctcgtcacgcattcgtcagcttacttcccaagtcaaatgtgcgtaaagaagtcttactttaaatcatattatattaatcatatttaaatcatattttaccgAAAAACCGGGTTCGGGTTCACCCGAAATCGATGTTTCCCTTTTGAGTCTAGCTGTAAACTAATCTTGTCTATTAGTCTAGTGTGTGGGTAAATGAACGGTTTCCCGGTTACGGGACGTTCATAGGTTCACTTatgcttatcgcagtccacagctggacataggcgtccacaagttcgcgcccgaCATTATgtcgtgaattcatgtgttttgcccatagtcaatacgctgggcaggcgggttggtgaccgcagggctggctttgtcgcaccgaagacgctgctgcccgtcttcggcctgtgtatttcaaagccagcagttggatggttatcccgccatcggtcggctttttaagttccaatgtggtagcggaactgtgttatcccttagtcgcctcatacgacacccacggcaagagagggggggggggctatattctttaccgtcgtaaccacacagcagttgATAGGTTGATTTTGATCAAACTCTAAAGAAGTTTTGTAACTGCAATGATGAAGTAAAACACTCATATACAAAGTTACTTAATAACGTTTCAGATAATCTAAAACTATCAAACGTATAAAAGAGCAATTACCTAAATTGTAGAGTGATGGCAACGCCATGcacactattaaaaaataggcgCATTTCACGCACTAGATGTTAGCGAACAATCGTACTAATTGTACACAAAGGGAGTCTATGTTGAACGAAGGACCAGTAGTGTATGAAAATGGGAATGAAATTACTGATTCGTTTTGCGTTTACaatgttatgaaaatataaatcgaTTTAgttgtgtttaaaattaatcgtatagtttatttatatttaatttgttaaaaaatattttttactgtgaaTTGCTAagtatattatttctttttttttaacttttggtACCGCTATTTAAGTTGTAGAAAAACGTTTTATAgcctacaattttttttaaatcagaccGCCAAGTCTAGTTATGAATTTGTATATCATATACACACGCAGCTTAATCTTCGTTTAACGTAcctacatctataatataaaaatgagtcactgaatgtgttgctaag
The nucleotide sequence above comes from Melitaea cinxia chromosome 11, ilMelCinx1.1, whole genome shotgun sequence. Encoded proteins:
- the LOC123658000 gene encoding uncharacterized protein LOC123658000 is translated as MCRVRQNLTTLLVHAGLILFIGVPVLSNSDLPNRLNYDYIYNNTNYAQLSHNVRPYDISNSNKPKNNSHRYADRGSDNNKYEIFNNDNMLVGFAHDPFRYSIPEADYLRGVREMDPKQFSNKGDRGKRGVFHLYNMLQCATGCDPISYKGYGCYCGFLGSGRPTDGIDNCCRLHDECYENVYCPANTVYFQPYYWKCFNRQPHCALGYYQSRRQVGNSCSARLCECDRRFAMCVRKYSCPRSRTFCKSDPLRLIQNILMFK